Proteins from a genomic interval of Mycolicibacterium grossiae:
- a CDS encoding cation-translocating P-type ATPase has protein sequence MPDATEGLSDAEVAQRVAEGKTNDVPARAARSVGEIVRANVLTRINAILGVLFCIVVATGSLINGLFGLLIVANSAIGIIQELRAKKTLDDLAIVGQARPTVRRRSGTAERPPDEVVLDDVIELGPGDQIVVDGEVLEATNLEVDESLLTGEADPIVKGIGDAVMSGSFVVAGSGAYRATKVGREAYAAKLAEEASKFTLVRSELRTGINEILRFITYLLVPAGLLVIYTQLFTTDAGWRQSVLRMVGALVPMVPEGLVLMTSIAFAVGVVRLGRRQCLVQELPAIEGLARVDVVCADKTGTLTENGMRLAETQPLDPSGADGRVADVLAQLAADDARPNASMQAIAEAYADPPGWTATAVAPFKSATKWSGTSYGEHGNWVIGAPDVLLDPSSEQAELAERIGARGLRVLLLGATDRSVDAPDAPGRVTPVALVVLEQRVRPDARDTLDYFAAQKVTVKVISGDNAVSVGAVAGTLGLHGETRDARTLPEEPDRLAAALEECTTFGRVRPDQKRAMVHALQSRGHTVAMTGDGVNDVLALKDADIGVAMGSGSSASRAVAQIVLLDNRFATLPYVVAEGRRVIGNIERVSNLFLTKTVYSVLLAVAVGLAGLASKVFGTDSLPFPFQPIHVTIAAWFTIGIPAFVLSLAPNHERARSGFVRRVMTSALPSGTVVGIATFVSYLLAYQGRAASTVEQNQASTAALITLLVSALWVLAVVARPYEWWRVALVAVSALAYVVIFAIPFARDLFLLDPSNARTTAIALGVGAVGAALIEVLWWVQGRILGEPRRLWRTAD, from the coding sequence GTGCCTGACGCCACCGAGGGACTCTCGGACGCCGAGGTCGCCCAGCGGGTCGCCGAGGGCAAGACCAACGACGTCCCGGCCCGCGCCGCCCGCAGCGTCGGCGAGATCGTGCGCGCCAACGTCCTCACGCGCATCAACGCCATCCTCGGCGTGCTGTTCTGCATCGTGGTGGCGACGGGCTCGCTGATCAACGGGCTCTTCGGGCTGCTGATCGTCGCCAACAGCGCGATCGGCATCATCCAGGAGCTACGCGCCAAGAAGACGCTCGACGACCTCGCGATCGTCGGGCAGGCGCGCCCCACGGTGCGCCGCCGCTCCGGTACGGCCGAACGCCCGCCCGACGAGGTGGTGCTCGACGACGTCATCGAACTCGGCCCGGGTGACCAGATCGTCGTCGACGGCGAGGTGCTCGAGGCCACCAACCTCGAGGTCGACGAGTCGCTGCTCACCGGCGAGGCGGACCCGATCGTCAAGGGCATCGGCGACGCGGTGATGTCGGGCAGCTTCGTGGTGGCCGGCAGTGGCGCCTACCGCGCGACGAAGGTCGGTCGCGAGGCCTACGCGGCGAAGCTCGCCGAGGAGGCCAGCAAGTTCACGCTGGTGCGTTCGGAGCTGCGGACCGGCATCAACGAGATCCTGCGCTTCATCACCTACCTGTTGGTGCCGGCGGGTCTGCTCGTCATCTACACCCAGCTGTTCACCACCGATGCGGGGTGGCGGCAGTCGGTGCTGCGGATGGTCGGCGCGCTGGTGCCGATGGTGCCCGAGGGCCTGGTCCTCATGACGTCGATCGCGTTCGCGGTCGGGGTGGTGCGGCTCGGCCGGCGCCAGTGCCTGGTGCAGGAGTTGCCGGCGATCGAGGGCCTGGCCCGCGTCGACGTCGTGTGCGCGGACAAGACCGGCACCCTCACCGAGAACGGCATGCGACTCGCCGAGACCCAGCCGCTGGATCCCTCGGGCGCCGACGGCCGGGTGGCCGACGTGCTGGCCCAGCTCGCCGCCGACGACGCCCGGCCCAACGCGAGCATGCAGGCGATCGCCGAGGCCTACGCCGATCCGCCGGGCTGGACGGCCACCGCCGTCGCCCCGTTCAAGTCCGCCACCAAGTGGAGCGGCACGTCCTACGGCGAGCACGGCAACTGGGTCATCGGCGCGCCCGACGTGCTGCTCGACCCGTCGTCCGAGCAGGCCGAGCTGGCCGAGCGGATCGGTGCCCGGGGCCTGCGCGTGCTGCTGCTCGGCGCCACCGACCGCTCCGTCGACGCGCCCGACGCGCCGGGCCGGGTGACGCCGGTGGCCCTGGTGGTGCTCGAGCAACGCGTCCGGCCCGACGCCCGCGACACCCTGGACTACTTCGCCGCGCAGAAGGTGACCGTCAAGGTGATCAGCGGCGACAACGCGGTGTCGGTCGGTGCGGTGGCGGGAACGCTCGGCCTGCACGGCGAGACGAGGGACGCGCGCACGCTGCCCGAGGAGCCCGACCGCCTCGCCGCCGCGCTGGAGGAGTGCACCACGTTCGGCCGGGTGCGCCCGGACCAGAAGCGGGCCATGGTGCACGCCCTGCAGTCGCGCGGGCACACCGTGGCCATGACGGGCGACGGCGTGAACGACGTGCTCGCGCTGAAGGACGCCGACATCGGCGTCGCGATGGGCTCGGGGTCCTCGGCGTCGCGCGCCGTCGCGCAGATCGTCTTGCTGGACAACAGGTTCGCCACCCTGCCCTACGTCGTCGCCGAGGGCCGACGGGTGATCGGCAACATCGAACGGGTCTCCAACCTGTTCCTCACCAAGACCGTGTACTCGGTGCTGCTGGCCGTCGCGGTCGGGCTGGCGGGTCTCGCGTCGAAGGTGTTCGGCACCGATTCGCTGCCGTTCCCGTTCCAGCCGATCCACGTCACGATCGCCGCGTGGTTCACCATCGGCATCCCGGCGTTCGTGCTGTCGCTGGCGCCGAACCACGAGCGCGCGCGTTCGGGCTTCGTGCGCCGCGTGATGACCTCGGCGCTGCCCAGCGGGACGGTGGTCGGCATCGCCACCTTCGTCTCCTACCTGTTGGCCTACCAGGGCCGGGCGGCGTCGACGGTCGAGCAGAATCAGGCGTCCACCGCGGCGCTGATCACGCTGCTCGTCAGCGCGCTGTGGGTGCTGGCCGTGGTGGCGCGGCCCTACGAGTGGTGGCGCGTCGCGCTGGTGGCGGTGTCGGCGCTGGCCTACGTCGTCATCTTCGCCATCCCGTTCGCCCGCGACCTGTTCCTCCTCGATCCGTCGAATGCACGGACCACCGCGATCGCGCTCGGCGTCGGCGCGGTCGGTGCGGCGCTGATCGAGGTGCTGTGGTGGGTTCAGGGCCGGATTCTCGGCGAACCCCGCCGGTTGTGGCGGACGGCCGACTGA
- a CDS encoding serine hydrolase — protein MRFAILIRRFVVPVAVLALLTGCGSTRDSSSSATSASPTSPAPSSTSDVPPPLVAAMPLPDDAVENAVAKIDGLADDVMRKSGLPGMAVAVVHGGKTVYAKGFGVKDNRRPADDPANRVDPDTVFQLASVSKSLTATVVAHQVGQRALSWDTPITEKLPRFALADPAVTRMVTVGDMLAHRSGLPDHAGDLLEELGYDRPYILDKLRDYPLDPFRTSYAYTNFGFTTGAEAAAAGAGKSWEDLSQEVLYGPLGMTSTSSRFDAYESRPNRAIGHIHLGDRYAPDYVRDAQAQSPAGGASSSVDDMTHWMAMVLGNGSYQGKQIVDPAALLPAVTPQMVTNRGTEPAMRSGFYGYGFDVSTTSTGRQQFSHSGAFELGAATNVLFLPAADVAIVALTNATPSGAPETLTAEFADLVQYGKVRDDWWSAYHDAFLQMETPTGSLAGKQPPATPAPPAPLSSYVGDYANPLYGPARITEVDGGLQLALGPTFTVPLKHWDGNVFSVSFVAENSNPGTVTSATFDGDTLTLEYWNEDGLGVFTRA, from the coding sequence GTGCGCTTCGCGATCTTGATCCGCCGGTTCGTCGTGCCCGTCGCGGTCCTGGCACTCCTCACCGGATGCGGCTCGACGAGAGACTCCTCGTCGTCCGCGACGTCGGCCTCGCCGACGTCACCCGCGCCGTCCTCGACCTCCGACGTGCCCCCGCCGTTGGTCGCGGCGATGCCGTTGCCCGACGACGCCGTCGAGAACGCCGTGGCGAAGATCGATGGCCTGGCCGATGACGTCATGCGGAAGTCGGGTCTGCCCGGCATGGCGGTCGCGGTCGTGCACGGCGGAAAGACGGTTTACGCGAAGGGTTTCGGCGTCAAGGACAACCGCAGGCCCGCGGACGATCCGGCGAATCGCGTCGACCCCGACACCGTCTTCCAGCTGGCGTCGGTGTCGAAGTCGCTGACCGCCACGGTGGTCGCCCACCAGGTCGGCCAACGGGCACTCAGCTGGGACACCCCCATCACGGAGAAGCTGCCGCGCTTCGCGCTCGCCGATCCCGCCGTCACCCGGATGGTCACGGTCGGCGACATGCTCGCGCACCGCTCCGGCCTGCCCGATCATGCCGGCGACCTCCTCGAGGAACTCGGCTACGACCGGCCGTACATCCTGGACAAGCTGCGCGACTATCCGCTGGATCCGTTCCGAACGTCGTACGCCTACACCAATTTCGGTTTCACGACCGGCGCAGAGGCGGCTGCCGCCGGAGCCGGCAAGTCCTGGGAGGACCTCAGCCAGGAGGTGCTCTACGGCCCGCTCGGCATGACCTCGACGAGTTCCCGGTTCGACGCGTACGAGAGTCGCCCCAACCGGGCCATCGGGCACATCCATCTCGGCGACCGCTATGCGCCGGATTACGTGCGCGACGCACAGGCCCAGTCGCCGGCGGGCGGGGCGAGCAGCTCGGTCGACGACATGACGCACTGGATGGCGATGGTCCTCGGCAACGGCTCCTACCAAGGCAAGCAGATCGTCGACCCAGCGGCGCTCCTGCCGGCAGTGACACCGCAGATGGTCACGAATCGTGGCACCGAGCCGGCCATGCGCTCGGGCTTCTACGGCTACGGGTTCGACGTCAGCACGACGTCGACCGGTCGCCAGCAGTTCAGCCATTCCGGAGCCTTCGAACTCGGGGCTGCCACCAACGTCCTGTTCCTGCCGGCCGCCGACGTCGCGATCGTCGCGCTCACGAACGCGACGCCGTCGGGGGCGCCCGAGACGCTGACGGCCGAATTCGCCGACCTCGTGCAGTACGGCAAGGTCCGCGACGACTGGTGGTCGGCCTATCACGACGCGTTCCTGCAGATGGAGACGCCGACCGGATCGCTGGCCGGCAAGCAGCCGCCGGCCACGCCCGCACCGCCCGCGCCGCTGTCGTCGTACGTGGGCGACTACGCCAACCCGTTGTACGGCCCGGCCAGGATCACCGAGGTCGACGGCGGTCTGCAACTCGCGTTGGGGCCGACGTTCACGGTGCCGTTGAAGCACTGGGACGGCAACGTGTTCTCCGTGAGCTTCGTCGCGGAGAATTCGAACCCGGGCACCGTGACGTCGGCGACGTTCGACGGTGACACGCTCACGCTCGAGTACTGGAACGAGGACGGCCTCGGGGTCTTCACCCGTGCCTGA